The genomic segment ACCACGTCGAAAGATTGATCTCATAGATCTGGCGATCTGCCAGATCGGCGAAAAACGGCTCGATGCGTTCCCACGGCCAATCCATGAATTCAAATACCGTTTTTGGCAAATCATCGAAGCGAATCCGCACATCGGCCATCGGAAGACCCCGTTTCTAAATAATAAAATCGTGGTTTAACCTTTCGATTGTTAGCTTGGGATTCTTTGCGCTAAAATGCAAACGAAAAATCCGGAATTGAGCAATAAAAAAGCGCCCAATTCTTTTCTGAAAAATATTATCCATCGGTCGTCCGATTATCGGGAGAAGGCAAAGTTGGATCTGTTAGCGTCGGCTCGAAAACGTATTCTTTTGCTTGACGGCGCCATGGGCACCGAGATTCAATCTTTGCGCCTACCGGACGAAGCCTTCGACGGGAAAACCGGCTGCAACGAAATACTCGTTCTGACCGTACCGGAAAAAATCCGTGAAATTCATTTGAATTATCTGCGCGCGGGCGCGGATGTGATCGAAACCAATACCTTCGGCGCCAATCCGCTCGTCCTGGCCGAATACGGGCTGGCCGAAAAAACCGAAATAATCAACGAAACCGCCGCCCGCCTGGCGCGTGAGGCCGTCGCCGAAATCGGCACCGCCGACCGGCCGCGTTTCGTTTCGGGCTCGATCGGGCCGGGAACCAAACTCCCGACCCTGGGACAGATCGGTTACGAGGAATTGTTCGAGAATTATTCCCGCCAGATCGCCGGCCTACTCGACGGCGGCGTAGACCTGCTGCAGATCGAAACGGTGCAGGACCTGTTGCAAGCCAAGGCCGTTCTCGCCGCGGCCGCGGCCGTCATGGCCCGCAAGCGGCGCGTGCCGCTGTACGTTTCGGTGACGATCGAACAAACCGGCACGCTGCTGACCGGCACCGATCTGCCGGGCGCGATCGCGATTCTCGAACCCTTCGGCATCGATATCCTGGGGCTGAACTGCGCCACCGGCCCGCTGGCGATGCGCCCGCACCTGGAAACCCTCGCCGGACTCTGGCCCGGATTGATCGGCGTTTACCCCAATGCCGGCCTGCCACTGCCGTGCGCGACCGGGATCTGCTATCCGGAATCGCCGGAAGCCTTTGCGCAAACATTGCGCCGTTTTCTCGCGGAACTGCCGATTCATTTCGTCGGTGGTTGCTGCGGCACGACGCCCGCGCACATCCGCCGCCTGGCCGCCGCGATCGCGGAGTTGCAACCGCTGCCGTCGCGGGCCGTCGCCGTGCCGGCGCTCGCCAGCCTGTTTAACGCCGTCACGATCCGCCAGGATCCGCCGCCGCTGTTTGTCGGCGAACGCGCCAACGCCACCGGCAGCAAGGCCTTCCGCGACGCGCTGCTGGCCGGCGATCACGACGCGGCGTTTGAAATCCTGAACGAGCAGGCCGATTACGGCAGTCACGCCGCCGACCTGTCGGTCGCCTACGCCGGCCAGGATGAAGCGGCGCACATGGACGCGCTGATGCGGCGCGCCGCCAAGGAATGCCGGCTGCCGATTTTCATCGATTCGAACCTGTCCGCGGTGGTGGAAATCGCGCTTCGGCGGTATCCGGGCCGAGCGGTGATCAATTCGATCAATCTCGAGGACGGCGGCAAGCGGGCGGCGGCGATCTGTCCCCTGGCCCGCCAATTCGGCGCCGGGATCATCTGCCTGACGATCGACGAGGACGGCATGGCGATGACCGCCGACCGCAAGGTGTCGATCGCCAAACGGTTGGTCGAGCTGTGCGTCCGGGAATACGGCCTGCGCCCGCAGGACCTGTTCATCGACACGCTCACCTTCACCATCGGCTCGGGCGATCCGAGCCTGCGCGGCGCGGCGGTGGAAACGATGGAGGCCATCCGGCGCGTCAAAGTGGAAATCCCCGGCGTGCACTGCCTGCTGGGCTTGTCGAACGTCAGTTTCGGGTTGTCGCCCAAGAGCCGCAAGGTGCTCAATTCGGTGTTTCTGGATTGTTGCCTGAAAGTCGGCCTCGACGCGGCGATTCTCAATCCCAAGCACATCTTTCCGCTGGCGCAATTGAACGAGACCGATGTCGAGCGCGCACTCGATCTGATTTACGCCCGCTCGGCCGACGGCCGCGATCCGCTGGAGGCGTTCATCAACCATTTCGCAGGCCGGCCCGAACTGGAAGACGAAAAACAGACGGCGGCGCTGCCCCCGGCCGAGGCGGTGTTTCAGGGCATCACTAAGGGGCAGACCGCGCTCGTGCTGAAAAACCTGCCGGCGCTGCTCGCCGCGCGTTCGGCGGAAGACATTCTCAACGACTTGCTCGTCCCCGCCATGAAGCAGGTCGGCGAATGGTTCGGCGCGGGAAAAATGCAATTGCCCTTCGTGCTGAAAAGCGCCGAAGCGATGAAACGCGCGGTGGACGCGCTCAAGCCCCATTTCGGGGCGGCCGGCCCGGCGGGCCCCGCGAAAAAACTGCTGCTGGCCACGGTGCGCGGCGATGTGCACGACATCGGCAAGAACCTGGTGGACATCATCGTCGGCAACAACGGTTTCGCCGTGGCCAACATCGGCATCAAGGTGCCGGTCGAAGTCATCATGAGCGAGACGAAAAAACAGGGCGCCGACGCGGTGGGCATGTCCGGCCTGCTGGTCAGTTCGGCATTGATCATGGCCGAAAACCTGCGGGCGATGACCGACGCCGGTCTGACGCTGCCTGTGCTGGTCGGCGGGGCCGCGCTGACGCCGGAATTCGTGCGCGACACGCTGGCGCCGGCCTACCCGAACGGCACGGTCACTTACTGCGCCGACGCCTTCGCCGGCCTGCAAGCCATGCAGGAAATCGCCGCCGGGCGCTCGCCCGTCTCGCCGGCGCCGTCAACGGAAAGCCCGTTGACCCGCGATTCCTACGCGCCGGAGCCGCTACGCATCGCCCGGATCGAGGCGCCCGTTCCGCCCTTCTGGGGCAGCCGGGTCACGCGATCGCTGCCGCTGGATTCGGTGCTGAGCTACGTCAACAAAATCGCCTTATTCCGCGGGCGCTGGGGTTACCGGCGCGGCGACCTGCCCCGGGACGAATTCCAGCGCCTCATGCGGACGGAAGTGCAGCCCAAATTCCGCGAGCTGGTGCGCGTGGTCAAAGCCGAAAAACTGTTCGCGCCGCAAATCGTCCACGGCTATTTCCACGGCCGTGCCGAGGGCGACGCGGTGGTGGTCGAACACGAGGGGCGCGTCTGGCGGTTCCCCTTCCCGCGCCGCCGGACCGAGCCGCGCCTCTGCCTCGCCGATTTTCTGCGGCCGGACGACGACACGGTCGGCTTTTTCGTCGTAACGCTCGGCGGCGCGACGGCGGAACGCGGCCGGGAGATTTTCGCCCGGCACGAATACCTCGACTACTTCCTGCTGCACGGGCTGGCGGTCGAGGTGACCGACGCGTTGGCCGAATACGCGCACGAAACGATGCGCCACGAGCTGGGCATCGGCGAACCGCGACGCCTGAACTGGCAGGAACTGGTGACGCAAAAATATCGAGGCAGCCGGTACGGCTTCGGTTATCCGGCCTGCCCCGACCTGGCCGCGCACCGGGCCGTCTTCGATCTGCTGCAACCCGAACGCCTCGGCGTTGAGCTGGCCGAGTCCGATCAGCTGGTGCCGGAGTATTCGACGGCGGCGATCGTGCTGCACCATCCGCAAGCGAAGTACTTCGCGGTGTAAAAGAACGCTTCTATCCGGCGGCGTTTTGTTTTATTGTGCATCCCATCCGGGAGGGTGAACCGCAACCATGGCCGCGAAAACGTTGGTGGAATGGATCAAGGACCGGGTCGTCATTTTCGACGGCGCGATGGGCACGGAACTGTACAAACGGCATCAGTTCGTCAACGTCTGTTACGATCAACTCAGCCTGACCCAACCGGAGATCGTCAAGGAAATTCACCGCGCCAACAAACGCGCCGGCGCGGACGTCCTGACCACCAACAGTTTCGGCGCCAACCGCCGCAAGCTGTCGGGGTTCTTGCTCGGCGATCAGACCTTCGCCATCAACAAGGCCGCGGCGGAAGTCGCCCGCGAGGTGGCCGGCGACGAATTGCTGGTCGCCGGCAGCGTCGGCCCGCTCGATCTGAGCGTCGGCATGGGCGGTTTCCCGGAAGACCAGGCGATTTCGCTCTATATGGAATCCATCCACGGCCTGAAGGAAGGCGGGGTGGATTTCATCATCTTCGAAACCTTCAGCCGCCGCGAAAACCTGCTGGCCGCGATCCGCGCCGCCGCGCGATTGGAAATGCCCTACATCCCCAGCATGGCGGTCGGCGAGCAGGGCATCACCCGCCACGGCGAGACGATCGAACACTTTTACGCGCCCTTCCCGGCCGATCTGCCCGCGCCGCTGCTGCTCGGTTTCAACTGCGGCGTCGGCCCGGCCGAATGGCTGGAACTGCTCGAACGTTTCGTGCCGGGTTCGCCCTACCCGGTGCTGGTGCAACCCAACGCCGGCCTGCCCAAGTTCGTCAACGACCGGATGATCTACATGACCAGCCCGGAATATTTCCTGACCTACGCCCTGCATTTCGTGCAGATCGGCGTACGGGCGATCGGCGGTTGCTGCGGCACCGGGCCGGAGCACATTCACGAGTTGACCGCCGGCGTCAAAGCGCTGCACAAAAAGCACGTCGAGGTCCGGGAACTCTCGCGGGAAAAGGTCGAATTGCGGGAACCCTGCCCGACCGAAGTGAAATCGCGTTTCGCCTGGAAGCTCGCCCACCGGCAATGGGTGACCAGCATCGAGATCGTGCCGCCGCTCGGCTTCGACATGAACCCGACGGTCGAGCGCGCCCGCGCCTGCAGCATCCAGGGCGTCGACGCGATCAACATCCCCGACGGTCCCCGCGCCAGTTCGCGCGTCAGCCCGCTGATCGCCGCGCTGACGATCCAGCAACGCGTCGGCATCGAGGTGATCCTGCACCTGACCTGCCGCGACCGCAACATCATCGGCATGCAATCCGACCTGCTCGGCTGCGCGGCGGCCGGCATCAGCAACGTTTTGATCATCACCGGCGACCCGCCCAAACTGGGCGATTATCCCTTCGCGACGGCGGTGTTCGACCTGGACGCCATCGGCTTTACCAGCATCGCCGCGCGGCTCAA from the Myxococcales bacterium genome contains:
- the metH gene encoding methionine synthase translates to MDLLASARKRILLLDGAMGTEIQSLRLPDEAFDGKTGCNEILVLTVPEKIREIHLNYLRAGADVIETNTFGANPLVLAEYGLAEKTEIINETAARLAREAVAEIGTADRPRFVSGSIGPGTKLPTLGQIGYEELFENYSRQIAGLLDGGVDLLQIETVQDLLQAKAVLAAAAAVMARKRRVPLYVSVTIEQTGTLLTGTDLPGAIAILEPFGIDILGLNCATGPLAMRPHLETLAGLWPGLIGVYPNAGLPLPCATGICYPESPEAFAQTLRRFLAELPIHFVGGCCGTTPAHIRRLAAAIAELQPLPSRAVAVPALASLFNAVTIRQDPPPLFVGERANATGSKAFRDALLAGDHDAAFEILNEQADYGSHAADLSVAYAGQDEAAHMDALMRRAAKECRLPIFIDSNLSAVVEIALRRYPGRAVINSINLEDGGKRAAAICPLARQFGAGIICLTIDEDGMAMTADRKVSIAKRLVELCVREYGLRPQDLFIDTLTFTIGSGDPSLRGAAVETMEAIRRVKVEIPGVHCLLGLSNVSFGLSPKSRKVLNSVFLDCCLKVGLDAAILNPKHIFPLAQLNETDVERALDLIYARSADGRDPLEAFINHFAGRPELEDEKQTAALPPAEAVFQGITKGQTALVLKNLPALLAARSAEDILNDLLVPAMKQVGEWFGAGKMQLPFVLKSAEAMKRAVDALKPHFGAAGPAGPAKKLLLATVRGDVHDIGKNLVDIIVGNNGFAVANIGIKVPVEVIMSETKKQGADAVGMSGLLVSSALIMAENLRAMTDAGLTLPVLVGGAALTPEFVRDTLAPAYPNGTVTYCADAFAGLQAMQEIAAGRSPVSPAPSTESPLTRDSYAPEPLRIARIEAPVPPFWGSRVTRSLPLDSVLSYVNKIALFRGRWGYRRGDLPRDEFQRLMRTEVQPKFRELVRVVKAEKLFAPQIVHGYFHGRAEGDAVVVEHEGRVWRFPFPRRRTEPRLCLADFLRPDDDTVGFFVVTLGGATAERGREIFARHEYLDYFLLHGLAVEVTDALAEYAHETMRHELGIGEPRRLNWQELVTQKYRGSRYGFGYPACPDLAAHRAVFDLLQPERLGVELAESDQLVPEYSTAAIVLHHPQAKYFAV
- a CDS encoding bifunctional homocysteine S-methyltransferase/methylenetetrahydrofolate reductase — translated: MAAKTLVEWIKDRVVIFDGAMGTELYKRHQFVNVCYDQLSLTQPEIVKEIHRANKRAGADVLTTNSFGANRRKLSGFLLGDQTFAINKAAAEVAREVAGDELLVAGSVGPLDLSVGMGGFPEDQAISLYMESIHGLKEGGVDFIIFETFSRRENLLAAIRAAARLEMPYIPSMAVGEQGITRHGETIEHFYAPFPADLPAPLLLGFNCGVGPAEWLELLERFVPGSPYPVLVQPNAGLPKFVNDRMIYMTSPEYFLTYALHFVQIGVRAIGGCCGTGPEHIHELTAGVKALHKKHVEVRELSREKVELREPCPTEVKSRFAWKLAHRQWVTSIEIVPPLGFDMNPTVERARACSIQGVDAINIPDGPRASSRVSPLIAALTIQQRVGIEVILHLTCRDRNIIGMQSDLLGCAAAGISNVLIITGDPPKLGDYPFATAVFDLDAIGFTSIAARLNRGVDIGGHPVDPATCFLIGVGADPSHLDQKREIDRLHQKIAAGAEYVITQPIFDVDVLMRFLEKIGDLPVPIIAGIWPLASLRNAEFLNNEVPGVTVPAWILKRMAAASASKEAARAEGIAIARELRDQIRPHIAGIQVSAPFGNVQTALAVTAP